One part of the Magallana gigas chromosome 5, xbMagGiga1.1, whole genome shotgun sequence genome encodes these proteins:
- the LOC136275747 gene encoding uncharacterized protein KIAA1958-like: MDGKMDMSSLDFLTDEVDDITLSQVCESIETEHHVFEGLQNLSFCDDSNAGNADSFLMDFDCGDIMTLMDCDVQKSEMKENTASRFGPVVNDDELRNLIEGQENRNTKYNTKWALNVFEKWREQREGGVIELHLMDATTMNHWLERFIVEARKKDGSEYPPKSLYLILCGLLRHLRQRGVYDKNFLDEKETFFIGMRNVLDAKMKSLIDRGVGCEIRQADPIWPEDEEKLWQEGVFGKENSEQLQHTLFFYSCKLFGLRACDEHHKLQCEQFSIGNDVHGQFIQFHGRASKTYKGGLGQMNVQTKNLKHYSEPGNRCLAEYFRIYLDALDGQGPFYRRSLPGTPDRPIRYGTQVVGINKIKTFMKSIAKKGGLQGNYTNHSGKKTCATQLYVGGVPEAEIMSVTGHRSQQGVRKYMRSNVDMKKNICKILGPPISTWEESLEPSTTQESLEPSSSLQECRKRSLSPVNSDNSEDDAKRFCPENQHILKELSNTASVFNNCQFSFSFGP, from the exons ATGGACGGTAAGATGGACATGAGCTCTCTTGATTTCCTAACGGACGAGGTAGACGATATTACCTTATCGCAGGTATGCGAAAGTATAGAGACAGAGCATCACGTGTTTGAAGGACTTCAAAATCTTAGTTTTTGCGACGATTCGAATGCGGGCAATGCAGACAGCTTTTTAATGGACTTTGATTGCGGGGATATTATGACTTTAATGGACTGTGACGTTCAGAAAAGCGAAATGAAAGAAAACACTGCATCTAGATTTGGACCAGTCGTAAACGATGACGAATTAAGAAATCTTATTGAAGGTCAGGAAAACCgaaacacaaaatataatacaaaatgGGCCTTGAATGTGTTTGAAAAATGGCGCGAGCAGAGGGAAGGGGGCGTTATAGAACTTCACTTAATGGATGCTACAACCATGAACCATTGGCTTGAACGTTTTATTGTTGAGGCTCGAAAGAAAGACGGATCAGAATACCCCCCGAAATCACTGTACCTTATTTTGTGTGGACTTTTGAGGCATTTGAGACAGAGAGGTGTCTATGATAAAAACTTTCTTGACgagaaagaaacattttttattggaatGAGAAACGTTTTGGACGCAAAAATGAAATCGCTCATTGATCGGGGAGTGGGATGTGAGATCCGCCAAGCTGATCCTATATGGCCGGAAGACGAAGAGAAATTATGGCAAGAGGGTGTTTTTGGTAAAGAGAACAGCGAACAGTTACAACATACACTGTTTTTTTATTCGTGTAAATTGTTTGGTTTAAGGGCGTGTGATGAACACCACAAATTGCAGTGCGAACAATTCTCCATTGGAAACGATGTTCATGGACAGTTCATTCAGTTTCATGGGAGAGCATCGAAAACTTACAAAGGCGGTTTGGGGCAGATGAATGTACAGACGAAGAATTTGAAACATTACAGTGAGCCTG gTAATCGGTGCTTAGCAGAGTATTTCCGGATCTATCTTGATGCTCTAGACGGCCAGGGGCCATTCTATCGACGTTCTCTACCTGGAACCCCCGACAGGCCAATACGCTACGGCACACAGGTTGtgggaataaataaaataaaaacttttatgaAGTCTATTGCGAAAAAAGGGGGACTACAAGGGAATTATACAAATCACAGCGGCAAAAAGACGTGCGCAACACAGCTTTACGTAGGAGGAGTCCCGGAGGCCGAAATTATGTCCGTGACAGGGCACCGATCACAACAAGGAGTGAGGAAATACATGCGAAGTAACGTTGACATGAAAAAGAATATTTGCAAGATCTTGGGTCCGCCTATATCAACATGGGAGGAATCGCTGGAACCGTCAACAACCCAGGAGTCGCTGGAACCGTCTTCATCATTGCAGGAGTGCAGAAAACGGTCCTTATCTCCGGTAAATTCGGATAATTCTGAAGACGACGCGAAAAGGTTTTGCCCGGAAAACCaacacattttaaaggaattgtCCAACACTGCTTCAGTTTTTAATAACTGTCAGTTTTCCTTTTCGTTCGGACCTTAA